A window from Aliamphritea hakodatensis encodes these proteins:
- the ppsR gene encoding posphoenolpyruvate synthetase regulatory kinase/phosphorylase PpsR → MKRTAFFISDGTGITAEALGNSLLAQFEGINFDKITLPYIDSIDKAHDAVKRINEASERDGQQAIVFDTVVDETIRKEISSSVSYKIDVFSAFLKPLELELGCHSSYSVGTSHGIHEMDRYKDRIESVNFALDNDDGARTRQYDQADIILIGVSRCGKTPSCLYMALQFGIRAANYPLTEEDLGEEDLPEILRPYRDKLYGLTIDPFQLAAIRHERRANSRYASLDQCEFEVRSVEKMLRREKLPSINTTSFSIEEIATKIMAHMDLDRRID, encoded by the coding sequence ATGAAACGTACAGCATTCTTTATTTCCGACGGGACCGGCATCACCGCCGAAGCATTGGGCAACAGCCTGCTGGCTCAGTTTGAAGGCATTAACTTCGACAAGATTACCCTGCCGTACATCGATAGCATCGATAAGGCTCACGATGCCGTAAAACGCATAAACGAAGCCAGCGAACGTGACGGCCAGCAGGCCATCGTTTTCGATACGGTAGTTGATGAAACCATCCGCAAGGAAATAAGCAGCAGCGTTTCCTACAAGATCGATGTCTTTTCAGCTTTTCTCAAGCCTCTTGAGCTGGAACTGGGTTGCCACTCTTCATACAGCGTCGGCACTTCACACGGTATTCACGAGATGGACCGCTATAAAGACCGGATCGAATCCGTGAACTTTGCGCTGGATAATGATGACGGTGCCCGGACCCGACAATACGACCAGGCAGATATCATTCTGATCGGTGTTTCCCGTTGCGGTAAGACCCCGTCCTGTCTGTATATGGCGCTGCAATTCGGCATCCGGGCGGCAAACTACCCCCTGACGGAAGAAGATCTGGGTGAGGAAGATCTGCCGGAAATTCTCCGCCCTTACCGGGATAAACTGTATGGGCTGACGATTGACCCGTTCCAACTGGCGGCTATTCGCCATGAGCGTCGGGCCAACAGCCGCTATGCATCACTGGATCAGTGTGAATTTGAAGTCCGCTCTGTTGAAAAAATGCTGCGCAGGGAAAAGCTGCCGAGCATTAACACCACCAGTTTCTCCATTGAAGAAATTGCCACTAAAATCATGGCGCATATGGATCTGGACCGGCGGATCGACTGA
- a CDS encoding EAL and HDOD domain-containing protein, producing MTTTAAHSQVLMARQPIFDCQQRVVAYELLYRNEADTEHALFNDSSATCDVILNVYTSIADNGSKKSVPAFINMTRDLLVSEDFPELPRKQIVIEVLEDIAADDEVIAAVTRLAEKGYRIALDDFVYSPEFDPLLKLAHIVKVDVLGMSPDDIARQVKLLRPFNVTLLAEKIETVEVLEHCHALGFKLFQGHFLSKPKLIKGRKLEANHANLLVLVSELQNKRTTPERLEELIIQDPVLTYKLLRIVNSAAYSLIRRVESLSEAIVLLGMDQIRSWATMIALANRTSKPEEICRSLLLRGKMCEAIARSQGCHNDSSYFMTGVLSQLHVMLDIDQKTMLEQVPLGEDIESAIKDHAGSMGDILKHVTHYEAGDWDLLPNDIDIDAYEESYRAALDWSKDAMLSMST from the coding sequence ATGACCACCACCGCTGCGCACTCGCAGGTATTGATGGCCAGACAACCAATTTTTGACTGCCAGCAACGGGTTGTTGCGTATGAGCTGCTTTACCGTAATGAAGCAGATACAGAACACGCATTATTTAACGACTCCAGCGCCACCTGTGATGTGATTCTCAATGTTTACACCAGCATTGCGGATAATGGCAGCAAGAAAAGTGTTCCTGCCTTCATTAACATGACCCGGGATCTTCTCGTATCGGAAGACTTTCCCGAGTTGCCCCGCAAGCAGATTGTAATTGAAGTGCTTGAAGACATTGCCGCTGACGACGAAGTCATTGCGGCTGTTACCCGTCTGGCCGAGAAAGGCTACCGCATCGCGCTGGATGATTTTGTCTACAGCCCGGAATTTGATCCCCTCTTGAAACTCGCGCATATCGTGAAGGTCGACGTGCTGGGGATGTCGCCGGACGACATTGCCCGGCAGGTGAAACTGCTGCGGCCGTTTAACGTTACCCTGCTGGCTGAAAAAATCGAAACCGTGGAAGTACTGGAACACTGCCACGCCCTTGGTTTCAAACTGTTTCAGGGCCATTTTCTCAGTAAACCCAAGCTGATCAAAGGCCGTAAACTGGAAGCCAATCACGCTAACCTGCTGGTGCTGGTCAGCGAGTTGCAAAACAAGCGCACCACCCCGGAACGTCTTGAAGAACTGATCATTCAGGACCCGGTACTGACTTACAAGCTATTGCGTATTGTTAACTCAGCGGCCTATTCACTGATTCGACGGGTGGAATCACTCTCAGAAGCCATTGTACTGCTGGGGATGGACCAGATCCGCAGCTGGGCAACCATGATTGCGCTGGCCAACCGTACCAGCAAGCCTGAGGAAATCTGCCGCTCATTACTGTTACGGGGCAAAATGTGTGAAGCCATTGCCCGCTCCCAGGGCTGCCATAACGACAGCAGCTATTTCATGACCGGTGTCCTGTCACAGCTGCATGTCATGCTGGACATCGATCAGAAAACCATGCTCGAACAGGTTCCTCTGGGGGAAGACATTGAATCCGCCATTAAAGACCATGCAGGATCAATGGGCGATATTCTTAAACACGTCACCCATTACGAAGCCGGGGACTGGGATCTCCTGCCGAATGACATCGATATTGATGCCTATGAAGAGTCTTACCGCGCCGCACTCGACTGGAGCAAAGACGCGATGTTATCTATGTCAACTTAA
- a CDS encoding phosphoribosylaminoimidazolesuccinocarboxamide synthase, whose translation MSLADKVLAVNDDLPIRTGSPVHSGKVRSVYWLTDADSRRLIAERGYDVASDAPLAIMVISDRISAFDCIWHGEGGMRGVPGKGAALNAISNHWFRLFRENGLADSHILDIPHPLVWIVQKARPVMIEAICRQYITGSMWRAYAKGGREFCGIQLNDGLQKDQKLEELLITPSTKGILKGIPGVPEADDVNITRDDIRNNFAAFNFTGPEDIDAYEKLLKEGFNLISGALESLDQVFVDTKFEFGYVTDASGREKLIYMDEVGTPDSSRIWDGPAYRNGEVLENSKEGFRQLLLNHFPDPDILLNKERMDERQALARDNALPADVLNAVSDTYVGIAEKITGETLHISDNPKAEIIAILKDEYGLID comes from the coding sequence ATGAGTCTTGCCGATAAAGTTTTGGCGGTAAATGATGATTTGCCTATTCGCACAGGCAGCCCGGTTCACAGCGGTAAAGTACGTTCCGTTTACTGGCTGACAGACGCCGACAGCCGCCGCCTGATCGCTGAACGGGGTTATGACGTCGCCAGCGATGCACCGCTGGCTATTATGGTGATCAGTGACCGTATTTCAGCGTTTGACTGCATCTGGCACGGTGAAGGTGGGATGCGCGGCGTACCGGGCAAAGGTGCGGCGCTGAATGCAATCTCTAACCACTGGTTCCGCCTGTTCCGTGAAAACGGTCTGGCAGACAGCCACATTCTTGATATCCCTCACCCACTGGTATGGATTGTACAGAAAGCCAGACCTGTCATGATTGAAGCCATCTGCCGCCAATACATCACCGGGTCTATGTGGCGCGCATACGCGAAAGGCGGACGTGAATTCTGCGGCATTCAGCTGAATGACGGCCTGCAAAAAGACCAGAAACTGGAAGAACTGCTCATTACTCCTTCCACCAAAGGCATTCTTAAAGGCATTCCGGGTGTACCGGAAGCCGACGATGTGAACATCACCCGTGATGACATCCGCAACAATTTTGCAGCATTTAACTTCACCGGCCCTGAAGATATCGATGCCTACGAGAAGCTTCTGAAAGAAGGTTTTAACCTGATCAGCGGTGCACTGGAATCACTTGATCAGGTCTTTGTCGATACTAAGTTTGAGTTCGGTTACGTCACTGATGCCAGCGGCCGTGAAAAACTGATTTACATGGATGAAGTGGGTACGCCTGACTCATCACGTATCTGGGATGGTCCGGCTTACCGTAATGGTGAAGTGCTCGAGAACTCCAAGGAAGGTTTCCGCCAGTTACTGCTGAATCACTTCCCTGATCCTGACATCCTGCTCAACAAAGAACGGATGGATGAGCGCCAGGCGCTGGCCCGTGATAACGCCCTGCCAGCCGATGTACTGAACGCTGTATCTGACACTTATGTGGGTATTGCCGAAAAAATCACCGGCGAAACGCTGCATATCTCGGATAACCCAAAAGCCGAGATTATTGCCATTCTGAAAGATGAGTACGGCCTGATAGACTGA
- a CDS encoding DM13 domain-containing protein, with protein MKKLLLLAAFLATLATGFAAGIYALPIMIAPASPDSAQLSEIIAEAEYTATFEPDIPGSDFLHWGEGRVGISRHQVAFIGELAPGPDYRVYLVPQYVNSDQEFLAVKSSALQLGEVNTFNNFLVAFDQQIDFTQYNTVLVWCETFQKYISASQFR; from the coding sequence ATGAAGAAATTACTTTTACTGGCGGCGTTTTTAGCCACCCTGGCAACAGGCTTTGCTGCGGGTATTTATGCATTACCTATCATGATCGCACCGGCATCGCCGGACAGTGCTCAGCTGTCTGAAATCATCGCTGAAGCGGAATATACAGCTACTTTTGAGCCGGATATTCCTGGCAGTGACTTCCTTCACTGGGGAGAAGGGCGTGTCGGTATCAGCCGTCATCAGGTGGCCTTCATTGGTGAACTGGCTCCCGGCCCCGACTACCGTGTCTATCTTGTGCCTCAGTATGTAAATTCTGATCAGGAATTTCTGGCGGTAAAATCCAGTGCATTGCAGCTGGGTGAGGTGAATACCTTTAACAATTTTCTGGTTGCGTTCGATCAGCAGATCGATTTTACGCAGTACAACACGGTACTGGTGTGGTGCGAAACATTTCAGAAATATATTTCTGCCAGTCAGTTTCGCTAA
- a CDS encoding CDGSH iron-sulfur domain-containing protein → MSHAEVRRAGDAPMKLDLVEGETYCWCACGRSSTQPLCDGSHQGTGLDPVVFVARKSETVWLCTCKQSQHAPMCDGSHKNH, encoded by the coding sequence ATGTCTCATGCTGAAGTACGCCGTGCCGGCGACGCCCCCATGAAACTGGATCTGGTTGAAGGTGAGACCTATTGCTGGTGCGCCTGCGGGCGCTCATCTACCCAGCCGCTGTGTGACGGATCCCATCAGGGCACCGGTCTGGACCCGGTGGTATTTGTTGCCCGTAAGTCAGAAACCGTCTGGCTGTGTACCTGTAAACAGTCCCAGCATGCGCCCATGTGTGACGGCAGTCATAAAAACCACTGA
- a CDS encoding MFS transporter — MQQADTPQPPWLALFSICLAAFLVPMAMAAVNLALPSIADDLHIDAVYLSWVPSAPLWGSVVLMLPIARLADLYGRRRIHLYGLALYALSSAVVAWVDQVEWLLVLRVLQGLGSSCIFATAMAMVASLAGNARRGMFLGIVSTSVYLGLSLGPVAGGWLTELLGWRSVFWLPVPGIILALALVLRFVPVTPRTEQDRSLTFSQRLDLTGSLIFMLCTSCLFFGISGLPDPRFMGVLIAGILLCGCFVRHQRQATAPLVRIDAMRQNRIFTRSILASICMYGASFPVLFILSLYLQYIQGLSPGEAGSIILIQALLMACIAPVAGRLSDRYEARVIATVGCGMFVLGFVVLFFAGMHSPLWQIKLGLCLLGIGFGLFSSPNNNAAMGSVDPARLGIASALLNLARTAGNMFSTTIMVVIFNHYFGEKVLQPEDYPQLLVVVKIAVLLGGAYALAGGYFSLTRGRMR, encoded by the coding sequence ATGCAACAGGCTGATACTCCCCAGCCACCCTGGTTAGCGCTGTTCAGTATATGTCTGGCGGCTTTTCTGGTGCCGATGGCAATGGCTGCCGTAAACCTGGCATTACCCAGCATTGCGGATGACTTGCATATCGATGCGGTGTATCTGAGCTGGGTGCCCAGTGCGCCGCTGTGGGGATCTGTTGTGCTGATGCTGCCGATTGCCCGGTTAGCAGATCTGTATGGCCGTCGCCGCATTCACCTTTATGGGCTTGCGCTTTACGCATTATCATCGGCGGTTGTTGCCTGGGTTGATCAGGTTGAATGGCTGCTTGTGTTACGGGTACTCCAGGGGCTGGGAAGTTCCTGTATTTTTGCGACTGCCATGGCCATGGTGGCCAGTCTGGCAGGGAATGCCCGCCGGGGCATGTTTCTTGGCATTGTTTCCACGTCAGTATATCTGGGGCTGTCGCTCGGCCCTGTCGCAGGCGGCTGGTTAACCGAGTTGTTAGGCTGGCGCAGTGTTTTCTGGTTACCGGTTCCCGGGATTATTCTGGCACTGGCTCTGGTGCTGCGGTTTGTGCCTGTCACCCCCCGTACTGAACAGGACCGCTCGCTGACATTCAGCCAGCGGCTGGATCTGACTGGCAGCCTTATTTTCATGCTGTGCACCAGTTGCCTGTTCTTCGGGATTTCCGGTTTACCTGACCCCCGCTTTATGGGCGTACTCATTGCCGGAATCTTGCTTTGCGGGTGTTTTGTACGTCATCAGCGTCAGGCAACAGCGCCGCTGGTACGGATTGATGCCATGCGCCAGAACCGTATATTTACCCGCTCCATTCTGGCCAGCATCTGTATGTACGGGGCCAGCTTTCCGGTGCTGTTTATTCTCAGTCTGTATCTGCAATACATTCAGGGGCTGTCGCCGGGTGAAGCCGGCAGCATTATCCTGATTCAGGCATTGCTGATGGCCTGTATTGCGCCGGTGGCAGGACGGTTATCGGATCGCTATGAGGCGCGGGTCATTGCCACTGTGGGTTGCGGCATGTTTGTGCTCGGCTTTGTGGTGCTGTTTTTTGCCGGAATGCATTCCCCGCTGTGGCAGATCAAGCTGGGCCTGTGTTTGCTGGGCATCGGCTTCGGACTGTTTTCATCACCGAACAACAATGCCGCCATGGGATCGGTTGATCCGGCACGTCTGGGCATTGCTTCCGCGCTTCTGAATCTGGCCCGTACGGCAGGGAATATGTTTAGCACCACTATTATGGTGGTGATCTTTAACCACTATTTCGGTGAAAAGGTATTACAGCCGGAAGACTATCCGCAACTGCTGGTGGTGGTGAAAATCGCAGTGTTACTGGGCGGGGCTTACGCACTGGCCGGCGGGTATTTCTCTCTGACCCGCGGCCGGATGCGCTGA
- the ylqF gene encoding ribosome biogenesis GTPase YlqF, which yields MSINWFPGHMHKARKEIAEVMKDIDVVIEVLDARLPVSSENPMVSSLRKGTPVIKLLNKCDLADPERSQQWLEYFNSLPDTTAMLIDYQQKKLISRIPELCKQQVPARANAGRPVRAMIMGIPNVGKSTMINALLGKRIAKVGNEPAVTKGQKRFTLKNGMALSDTPGILWPKIEDRDSGYRLAASGAIKDTAIEYEDIAIYAAGFLRSDYPELLCQRYKLKELPETAEEVLESIGRKRAGLRPGGVVDLHKASEILLNELRSGLLGNISFETVDEWLAKWEAQRLEAERLEQERLEEERLAAEQQTDKRSRR from the coding sequence ATGAGTATTAACTGGTTCCCGGGTCACATGCACAAGGCGAGGAAAGAAATCGCCGAAGTGATGAAGGACATAGATGTTGTTATAGAAGTACTGGATGCACGCTTGCCTGTGTCCAGCGAGAACCCGATGGTTTCTTCACTCCGTAAAGGCACGCCGGTGATCAAACTTTTAAATAAGTGTGATCTGGCAGACCCGGAGCGCAGCCAGCAATGGCTTGAGTACTTCAACAGCCTGCCGGATACCACCGCAATGCTGATCGATTATCAGCAGAAGAAACTGATCAGCAGGATTCCTGAACTGTGCAAACAGCAGGTACCGGCCCGTGCCAATGCCGGCCGCCCGGTTCGGGCAATGATTATGGGGATCCCTAACGTGGGTAAATCCACCATGATCAATGCTTTACTGGGTAAGCGTATTGCCAAGGTCGGAAATGAGCCAGCGGTCACCAAGGGGCAGAAACGTTTTACCCTTAAAAACGGTATGGCGCTGTCTGATACCCCGGGAATTCTCTGGCCCAAGATCGAGGACCGGGATTCCGGTTACCGTCTGGCAGCCAGTGGTGCGATAAAAGATACCGCGATCGAATATGAAGATATCGCCATCTATGCGGCAGGTTTTCTGCGCAGCGATTATCCGGAGCTTCTGTGTCAGCGTTATAAGCTGAAAGAACTTCCGGAGACCGCTGAAGAGGTGCTTGAAAGCATTGGCCGCAAGCGGGCAGGGCTTAGACCCGGCGGGGTGGTTGACCTGCACAAGGCTTCCGAGATCCTGCTGAATGAATTACGTTCCGGGCTGCTCGGTAACATCAGCTTTGAAACTGTCGATGAGTGGCTCGCTAAATGGGAAGCCCAGCGGCTTGAGGCTGAACGGCTTGAACAGGAACGTCTTGAAGAAGAGCGCCTGGCCGCTGAACAGCAAACAGATAAAAGGTCCCGCCGCTGA